The Cloacibacillus sp. genome contains the following window.
TGTATGCACCCGCGTTTACACAGTAACTCCTAAGAAGCCTAACTCTGCTCTTCGTAAGGTCGCCCGTGTGCGCCTTACCAACGGAATTGAAGTTACAGCTTATATACCGGGAGTCGGACATAACCTTCAGGAACACTCAGTAGTGCTTGTTCGCGGAGGCCGTGTAAAGGACCTGCCTGGTGTACGTTACCACATAGTTAGAGGTACGCTTGACTGCGGTGGTGTTGAAAACCGCCGCCAGAGCCGTTCGCTCTACGGCGCTCGCAGACCGAAATAACTTTTAATGGGAGGTAGTTTTTATGCCGCGTAAAGGTCATGTAAAAAAACGTATTACACCGCCCGATTCAGTCTACGCGAGCCCCGCGATTACGAAATTCATCAACTGCCTGATGCTCGACGGCAAGAAGAGTACGGCGGAGAGAATTTTTTACGGAGCACTGGATCTGGCCGGAAGCAGACTCAATATAGAGCCTGCCGAGGTGTTTGAGAAGGCTATGACGAATGTTCGTCCTCTGGTCGAAGTTCGTCCCCGCCGCGTCGGCGGCGCGACCTATCAGGTTCCCGTTGAAGTGAAACCTGACAGGGCGCAGGCGCTGGCAATTCGCTGGATAATCAACTTCTCACGCTCACGCAAGGGAATCCCGATGGTAGAGCGCCTCGCGCGCGAACTTGGGGATGCCTGCAAGGGCGAGGGCGGTTCGGTTAAGAAGCGTGAGGATACGCACCGTATGGCGGAAGCCAACCGTGCATTTGCCCATTACCGTTGGTAGTGGAAAATATTACAAATTTTGATTTAGTCTGGTGGTGTTGACGATGCAGGGCATCGACTTAAGTACAGTGCGCAATATAGGAATAGCTGCGCATATAGATGCAGGTAAGACGACGACGACGGAACGTATCCTCTTCTATACAGGCCGTAAGCACAAACTTGGGGAGACCCATGAAGGTGCCGCCACAATGGACTGGATGGAGCAGGAGCGCGAGCGTGGTATTACTATCACATCGGCGGCTACTACCTGTTTCTGGGGCGATTGCCTTATCAATATAATTGATACACCCGGACACGTGGACTTTACCGTTGAGGTTGAGCGTTCCATGCGTGTCCTTGACGGTGCTGTCTCCGTATTCTGTGCTGTCGGCGGCGTTGAGCCACAGTCAGAAACAGTTTGGCGTCAGGCCGACAAATACGGTGTGCCGAGGATAGCATTCGTCAACAAAATGGACAGGGTAGGCGCAGATTTCTTCGCGGTCGTCGACCAGATGCGCAAGCGTCTGGGGGCAAAAGCGGTTCCCATTCAGATTCCTATCGGTGTCGAAGACGGCTTTACCGGCATGGTGGATCTCGTTCATGAAAAGGCGGTCATTTATGATGATACCTTGGGGACGGAGTTCCACAGCGCGGATATCCCCCCTCAGCTTGAGGAAGAGGCTGCCCTCGCGAGAATGGAAATGCTTGAAATGCTTGCCGATTACGATGACGAGATGATGGAGCTCTATCTTGAGGGCGGCGATATCCCCCTTGAAATGGTGAAGAGAGTCATTCGTAAGGCTACTATCAGCCTTGATATCGTACCGGTAATGTGTGGCTCGGCATTTAAGAACAAAGGCGTGCAGCCTCTGCTTGACGCGGTTGTGGCCTATCTGCCCAGCCCTCTGGACATGCCGCATATCGTAGCGGTCGATCCCGACGATACGTCGAAGGAGATTGAGGTCAAAGCTGCTGCCGACGAGCCGTTCGCGGCTCTCGCCTTCAAGATAATGGTCGACCCCTTTGTCGGCAGGCTCGCATTCTGCCGCGTCTATTCCGGCTCCATTGAGAGCGGAACGTCGATATACAATACAAATACCCGCCGCCGCGAGCGCGTGGGACGCATCCTTCGTATGCACGCCAACAAGCGTGAGGAGATGGACAGCGCCCAGGCTGGGCTCATCGTCGCTATCCCGGGCCTCAAGCAGGTACGGACGGGCGATACGCTCTGTGACGAAAAACATCCTGTGCTCCTTGAAAACCTCATCTTCCCCGAGCCGGTCATCTCGCTCTCCGTTGAACCGATGAGCAAGGCGGACCAGATAAAACTCGCCAAGGGACTTGAGGCGCTCTCAGAGGAAGATCCAACCTTCCGCGTCTCCGTAAACGAAGACACCGGCCAGACCCTTATCAGCGGTATGGGCGAGCTCCATTTGGAGATAATCGTCGACCGTCTGCGCAGAG
Protein-coding sequences here:
- the rpsL gene encoding 30S ribosomal protein S12, yielding MPTISQLIRNGREEKRCRSSAPALQENPQRRGVCTRVYTVTPKKPNSALRKVARVRLTNGIEVTAYIPGVGHNLQEHSVVLVRGGRVKDLPGVRYHIVRGTLDCGGVENRRQSRSLYGARRPK
- the rpsG gene encoding 30S ribosomal protein S7 — encoded protein: MPRKGHVKKRITPPDSVYASPAITKFINCLMLDGKKSTAERIFYGALDLAGSRLNIEPAEVFEKAMTNVRPLVEVRPRRVGGATYQVPVEVKPDRAQALAIRWIINFSRSRKGIPMVERLARELGDACKGEGGSVKKREDTHRMAEANRAFAHYRW
- the fusA gene encoding elongation factor G, giving the protein MQGIDLSTVRNIGIAAHIDAGKTTTTERILFYTGRKHKLGETHEGAATMDWMEQERERGITITSAATTCFWGDCLINIIDTPGHVDFTVEVERSMRVLDGAVSVFCAVGGVEPQSETVWRQADKYGVPRIAFVNKMDRVGADFFAVVDQMRKRLGAKAVPIQIPIGVEDGFTGMVDLVHEKAVIYDDTLGTEFHSADIPPQLEEEAALARMEMLEMLADYDDEMMELYLEGGDIPLEMVKRVIRKATISLDIVPVMCGSAFKNKGVQPLLDAVVAYLPSPLDMPHIVAVDPDDTSKEIEVKAAADEPFAALAFKIMVDPFVGRLAFCRVYSGSIESGTSIYNTNTRRRERVGRILRMHANKREEMDSAQAGLIVAIPGLKQVRTGDTLCDEKHPVLLENLIFPEPVISLSVEPMSKADQIKLAKGLEALSEEDPTFRVSVNEDTGQTLISGMGELHLEIIVDRLRREFNVEVKVGRPQVAYREAIRKPARAQGKFVRQSGGKGQYGDVVLEVEPLEDGKGFEWVDKIVGGVVPKEYIPAAQKGVEEALNNGVLGGYPVIGIKVAIVDGSYHEVDSSEMAFRIAGSMAIKEALKKADPVLMEPVMNVEVVVPEEYMGDVIGDLSSRRGRVAEMGVRANARIVKAFVPLAEMFGYATDLRSKTSGRASYTMSFDHYEEVPRNVAEELLKN